Below is a genomic region from Pleuronectes platessa chromosome 5, fPlePla1.1, whole genome shotgun sequence.
ATCTATGACTCGTGTGCCTCGGTGCCCATGGCGGCGCATCTGGCCTTCCAGCTCACCAACGGCCAGGACCCTGAGTTCAGCCTCGGCAACGACCACAACTGCTCCCAGTCCGGAATGGTGATGGCCATCGTTGGCGAGTCCGGCTCCACGCCATCCATCAGCATGTCACGCGTCCTCGGGCCCTTCAACATCCCTCAAgtaaatttatttgtgtttctacTCAATTCATTCATTATAAACCAGTGCTATTCACAGTTGTTTTTGGTGATGGTGAATCCCACTGTGTTGCTCCAGGTGAGCCACTATGCCACGTGTGCCTGCCTCTCCAACAAGAAGCAGTACCCGAGTTTCCTGAGGACGATTCCCAGTGACCAGTTCCAGGCCAACGCGCTGGCCAAACTGGTCAAACACTTCGGCTGGACGTGGATCGGTGCTGTTCGTTCGGATTCGGACTATGGCAACAATGGCATGGCTTCTTTCCTGGACGCAGCGCACAGAGAGGGCATCTGCGTGGAGTACTCTGAGTCTTTCTACCGCAACAACCCGCGCAGCAAGATCCAGAGAGTGGCTGAAGTGATCCGCAGGTTTCTTCACCAGAGGCTGTGTTGACATTGAACTTATGCGCATTAAAGCCACTAAATATATCCAGTCACATATATGAATAggaatatatttattcaaatagtgacaaatacaaaaaaatgtaataaataatacTGATTAAgaactctttgtttttttgtttattgatcTCATAGGCCTGAATAAAATTACTCTACTTTCAAAACACTGAAGTTCTCATGTTTGCTGGTTTAAAAAATCTTTATCCATATTAACTGTGTGCATCATGCATTACATCATCTCTCCAGGTCGACAGCCACAGTTATTGTGGCCTTCGCAGCCTCTGGAGACATGAGGATCCTGTTGGAGGAGCTGTCCCGggagccttctcctcctcgtcagTGGTTAGGAAGCGAGGCCTGGgtgactgactcacagctgctgAGGTTCTCCTTCTGTGCCGGGGCCATCGGAATTGGCATCCAGCAAGCTGTCATCCCCGGTCTGAGGGACTTCCTGCTGGATCTGCCCCCCACCAAAGTGTCTGTGTCCCCGGTGCTGACTGAGTTCTGGGAGAGTGAATTCGACTGCAGGCTGGACCAGAGTGAGGAAATTGTGCTGACTTTTTTCTCATAGAACATGAGTGTCACTATCAGTTATGTTGTGTGGAAATTGGAAATTAACGTTTATATTTATTGGTGGTTCACAATTAACATCAAAGatacatgaaaaaaataatatttcaaatatataagGTATAAATATGCAAGCTGAAAATATAATAAGGTACAAGGTTATAATGAAAGAGATATTAAATAAGTGAAAAATAGAAGATAAATAATCATAGGTGAAAGTAAACTTAAAAATGGAGAACATTAAGAAcacaataaagttatttaaaaggaTACTGACAGTGTACATGCTGCATACTAATAATAATGTGCAGTGATATCAtagcaataataattataatgatataTAATCATAATGGAACAGCACAATACTACATAATACTATAATAATATcatattcatttaattattttgtgcATATTAATACAGGTTTCATTGACATTCTTCTCATTATTTTCCATAAATGTAAATGATCATAAGTAAAAAGCCCAGTCTCCTCCTCGTTGTGTTTTTAGGTGGAGCCACAGGAGAGAGTTTATGTGATGGAACTGAAGACATACAGACGCTCCAGAGCCCGTACACCGACACGTCTCAGCTCCGCATCACCAACATGGTGTACAAGGCCGTTTATGCAATAGCTCATGCCATTCATAACGCAGTGTGCCAGAAGACTAACTCTACAAGAGAGTGTGACAAACTCACCAGGATAGAGTCCAAACAGGTCGGGCCAAACAAATACGTCACATGCGTACCAAGGTGAGAATGTACTTACATTATTTACGTCCtgtcttctttcatttcatcttcacaggttctcactgagctgaagaaagTCAGTTTTTCCCAGAATGGTTATGATGTGTCGTTTGATGCAAACGGAGACCCGGTGGCCACATATGAGCTGGTCAACTGGCAAAGAAGAGCGAGTGGCAGCATTGAGTTGGTGACAGTGGGGCACTACAATGCGTCGCTGCCGGTCGGACAGGAATTCCACATCAGCAGGAACCTCACGTGGATGGAGGGTGGCACACAGGTGAGGAGCCAAAAGGTAACACTTAAGTCAGCTGTGTAGCCATGGTGTGATatctgtgtgagtttgtttgtgtctgtgtgacaggtGCCTGCTTCAGTGTGCACGGAGAGCTGCCCTGCAGGAACCCGTAAAGTGCTGCAGAGAGGGAAACCCATCTGCTGCTATGACTGTGTACCATGTCCTGAGGGAGAGATAAGCAATGCTACAGGTGAAATAAGAACACAAGGAATGTTCAACACCAGTTGATGCACCGACCGACTTGTTAG
It encodes:
- the LOC128440058 gene encoding extracellular calcium-sensing receptor-like, whose protein sequence is MDGDYVVGGVFSIHYYMHTVKYNYTTMPEPLRCMGSIDSRELRFSRAMIFAIEEINNSSNLLPGVKLGYYIYDSCASVPMAAHLAFQLTNGQDPEFSLGNDHNCSQSGMVMAIVGESGSTPSISMSRVLGPFNIPQVSHYATCACLSNKKQYPSFLRTIPSDQFQANALAKLVKHFGWTWIGAVRSDSDYGNNGMASFLDAAHREGICVEYSESFYRNNPRSKIQRVAEVIRRSTATVIVAFAASGDMRILLEELSREPSPPRQWLGSEAWVTDSQLLRFSFCAGAIGIGIQQAVIPGLRDFLLDLPPTKVSVSPVLTEFWESEFDCRLDQSEEISTGESLCDGTEDIQTLQSPYTDTSQLRITNMVYKAVYAIAHAIHNAVCQKTNSTRECDKLTRIESKQVLTELKKVSFSQNGYDVSFDANGDPVATYELVNWQRRASGSIELVTVGHYNASLPVGQEFHISRNLTWMEGGTQVPASVCTESCPAGTRKVLQRGKPICCYDCVPCPEGEISNATDSPDCFPCSDEFWPNAERNRCLPKPVEFLSIHEVLGIILAAFSVGGAFLAIITAAVFLRHRTSPIVRANNSELSFLLLFSLTLCFLCSLTFMGVPSEWSCMLRHTAFGITFVLCISCVLGKTIVVLMAFKATLPGRNIMKWFGPPQQRMTVVSFTFIQVLICIIWLVVSPPFPIKNLTTYKERIILECALGSAIGFWAVLGYIGLLAFFCFVLAVLARKLPDNFNEAKLITFSMLIFCAVWITFIPAYVSSPGKFTVAVEIFAILASSFGLILCIFAPKCYIILFKPEKNTKKHLMNKNES